A region from the Clavibacter sp. A6099 genome encodes:
- a CDS encoding SDR family oxidoreductase gives MTRGIAVVTGGSAGLGRATVRELADRGWDVAVLARGEDGLAGAVADIEARGRRGLGISTDVADRLAVEAAADRVEDELGPIDLWVNDAMVGVFGEFLTTDPADFERATAVNYFGFVNGTRAALSRMVPRDRGHVIQVGSALAHRGIPLQAAYCAAKHAVQGFTESVTTELIHNESKVRISTVDMPALNTIQFNWVKSQLPHHPQPVPPIFEPEVGAQAIAAVAEKPKRRNWVGEPTVMTVLGNRFVANWLDGYLAKTGYSGQQAEDKTQPMLTTNLYTPTAGDQGARGIFSDRARMTSPQVWIIRNRAKTVAIGAGALLSGVVAGAAALRRR, from the coding sequence ATGACTCGAGGCATCGCCGTCGTCACCGGAGGATCGGCCGGACTGGGCCGCGCGACCGTACGGGAGCTCGCCGACCGTGGCTGGGACGTCGCCGTCCTCGCGCGCGGCGAGGACGGGCTCGCGGGCGCGGTCGCGGACATCGAGGCGCGCGGCCGCCGCGGCCTCGGCATCTCCACCGACGTCGCCGACCGCCTCGCCGTCGAGGCCGCTGCCGACCGCGTCGAGGACGAGCTCGGTCCCATCGACCTGTGGGTCAACGACGCCATGGTCGGCGTCTTCGGTGAGTTCCTCACCACGGATCCGGCCGACTTCGAGCGCGCCACGGCCGTCAACTACTTCGGCTTCGTCAACGGCACGCGCGCCGCGCTCAGCCGCATGGTGCCGCGCGACCGGGGCCACGTGATCCAGGTCGGCTCCGCGCTCGCGCACCGCGGGATCCCGCTCCAGGCCGCGTACTGCGCCGCCAAGCACGCCGTGCAGGGCTTCACCGAGTCGGTGACGACCGAGCTGATCCACAACGAGAGCAAGGTGCGCATCTCCACGGTCGACATGCCGGCGCTCAACACGATCCAGTTCAACTGGGTCAAGTCGCAGCTGCCGCACCACCCGCAGCCCGTGCCGCCGATCTTCGAGCCCGAGGTGGGCGCGCAGGCGATCGCCGCCGTCGCCGAGAAGCCGAAGCGCCGCAACTGGGTCGGCGAGCCGACCGTGATGACCGTGCTCGGGAACCGCTTCGTCGCGAACTGGCTCGACGGCTACCTCGCGAAGACCGGCTACAGCGGCCAGCAGGCCGAGGACAAGACGCAGCCCATGCTGACGACGAACCTCTACACGCCGACCGCGGGCGACCAGGGCGCGCGCGGCATCTTCAGCGACCGCGCGCGCATGACGAGCCCCCAGGTCTGGATCATCCGCAACCGCGCGAAGACCGTCGCGATCGGCGCGGGTGCCCTCCTCTCCGGCGTCGTCGCCGGGGCCGCCGCGCTGCGTCGCCGATAG
- a CDS encoding long-chain-fatty-acid--CoA ligase, translating to MSIDADRPWVRSYADGVSADIPPVIGSLVEMVERSIQRHAKAVALEFFGRETTYREMGDQIARAAEGLRRLGVRKGDRVALVLPNCPQHIVAFYAVLRLGAIVVEHNPLYTPRELRHQFEDHGARVVIAWNTVVGTIQDMPRDVPVDTIVSVDLPAAMPLATRLKLRLPVPAARRARAAITAPVKDTVTWETLVDHRRIAASRPRPELDDVAILQYTSGTTASPKGAILTHRNLHANAMQGRAWVPGLADGGETVYGVLPMFHAYGLTLCLTFAMAIGARLVLFPKFDVDLVLAAARKHPPTFLPAVPPIYERLARGAKEKRVDLTDVRFAISGAMNLPVPTVELWEGLTGGYLVEGYGLTETSPVALGNPIGPSRRPGTVGVPFPSTQVRVVDPEDPTVDRAPGEEGELLIRGPQVFQGYWRRPDETRAALLDGGWFRTGDIVRVDADGFTTIVDRMKELIITGGFNVSPSEVEDVVRGAPGVQGVAVVGLPSADGGEDVTAAVVLDPGSTLDEAAIRAYCRAHLTAYKVPRRVIQVDALPTSLIGKVLRRQVREELQREG from the coding sequence ATGAGCATCGACGCCGACCGCCCCTGGGTACGCAGCTACGCGGACGGGGTGTCGGCAGACATCCCGCCCGTCATCGGGTCCCTGGTCGAGATGGTCGAGCGCTCCATCCAGCGGCACGCGAAGGCCGTCGCCCTCGAGTTCTTCGGCCGCGAGACGACGTACCGCGAGATGGGCGACCAGATCGCGCGCGCCGCCGAGGGCCTCCGCCGCCTCGGCGTCCGCAAGGGCGACCGCGTCGCGCTCGTGCTGCCGAACTGCCCGCAGCACATCGTCGCCTTCTACGCGGTGCTCCGGCTCGGCGCGATCGTCGTCGAGCACAACCCGCTCTACACGCCGCGGGAGCTCCGCCACCAGTTCGAGGACCACGGTGCCCGCGTCGTCATCGCCTGGAACACGGTCGTCGGCACCATCCAGGACATGCCGCGGGACGTGCCCGTGGACACGATCGTCTCGGTCGACCTGCCCGCCGCGATGCCGCTGGCGACGCGCCTCAAGCTCCGCCTCCCGGTGCCCGCCGCCCGCCGCGCCCGCGCCGCGATCACCGCGCCCGTGAAGGACACCGTCACCTGGGAGACGCTGGTCGACCACCGCCGCATCGCCGCATCCCGCCCCAGGCCCGAGCTCGACGACGTCGCGATCCTCCAGTACACGAGCGGCACGACGGCGAGCCCCAAGGGCGCGATCCTCACGCATCGCAACCTGCACGCCAACGCCATGCAGGGACGCGCCTGGGTGCCCGGCCTCGCGGACGGCGGCGAGACCGTCTACGGCGTGCTGCCGATGTTCCACGCCTACGGCCTCACGCTCTGCCTCACGTTCGCCATGGCGATCGGCGCGCGCCTCGTGCTCTTCCCCAAGTTCGACGTGGACCTCGTGCTCGCCGCCGCGCGGAAGCACCCGCCGACGTTCCTGCCCGCCGTGCCGCCCATCTACGAGCGGCTGGCGCGCGGCGCGAAGGAGAAGCGCGTGGACCTCACGGACGTCCGGTTCGCGATCTCCGGCGCCATGAACCTGCCGGTCCCCACGGTCGAGCTGTGGGAGGGCCTCACGGGCGGCTACCTCGTCGAGGGCTACGGCCTCACGGAGACGTCGCCCGTCGCGCTCGGCAACCCCATCGGCCCGTCGCGGCGGCCCGGCACCGTGGGCGTCCCGTTCCCGAGCACCCAGGTGCGCGTCGTGGATCCCGAGGATCCCACCGTCGACCGCGCACCCGGCGAGGAGGGCGAGCTGCTCATCCGCGGTCCCCAGGTGTTCCAGGGCTACTGGCGCCGCCCCGACGAGACGCGCGCCGCGCTCCTCGACGGCGGCTGGTTCCGGACGGGCGACATCGTGCGCGTCGACGCCGACGGCTTCACGACGATCGTCGACCGGATGAAGGAGCTCATCATCACGGGCGGCTTCAACGTCTCCCCCAGCGAGGTCGAGGACGTCGTGCGCGGTGCGCCGGGCGTGCAGGGCGTCGCCGTGGTCGGCCTCCCGTCGGCGGACGGCGGCGAGGACGTCACGGCAGCGGTCGTCCTGGATCCGGGATCGACGCTCGACGAGGCCGCGATCCGCGCGTACTGCCGCGCCCACCTCACGGCCTACAAGGTCCCCCGTCGCGTGATCCAGGTGGACGCGCTGCCCACGTCGCTCATCGGCAAGGTGCTCCGCCGCCAGGTGCGCGAGGAGCTGCAGCGCGAAGGCTGA
- a CDS encoding oxidoreductase: MPRPTDIIISPLDGKRAVVTGGNSGLGLETARRLAAAGASVVLTSRDPERGEDAAGSIRDRHPGVHVEVGSLDLADLASVRAFADREIERGPIDILVDNAGVMAPPDRRETADGFEIQLGTNHLGHFALTGLLLPALRAADAPRVVVVSSLAHWMGRIAFGDLQSERRYSAWAAYGQAKLANLLFMRRLQALSEERGWGLTAVAAHPGVTSTNLAKNGPGSGPQGVMSDLAARFGPAALGQDVRVGALPQIQAATGLGVHPGDYYGPAGAGGMSGMPHLAASSPWSKDPELARRLWDASEQLTGVVYPA, from the coding sequence GTGCCCCGTCCCACCGACATCATCATCAGCCCGCTCGACGGGAAGCGCGCCGTCGTCACCGGCGGCAACAGCGGCCTCGGCCTCGAGACCGCGCGCCGGCTCGCCGCGGCCGGCGCGTCCGTCGTGCTCACCTCCCGCGACCCCGAGCGCGGCGAGGACGCGGCCGGCTCCATCCGCGACCGCCACCCCGGCGTCCACGTCGAGGTCGGATCCCTCGACCTCGCCGACCTCGCGTCCGTGCGCGCCTTCGCCGACCGCGAGATCGAGCGCGGGCCGATCGACATCCTCGTCGACAACGCCGGCGTCATGGCCCCGCCGGACCGGCGGGAGACGGCCGACGGGTTCGAGATCCAGCTCGGCACGAACCACCTCGGCCACTTCGCGCTGACCGGCCTGCTCCTGCCGGCGCTCCGGGCCGCCGACGCGCCCCGCGTGGTCGTCGTCTCGAGCCTCGCGCACTGGATGGGCCGCATCGCGTTCGGCGACCTCCAGTCCGAGCGGAGGTACAGCGCCTGGGCGGCGTACGGCCAGGCCAAGCTCGCCAACCTCCTGTTCATGCGGCGCCTGCAGGCGCTGTCCGAGGAGCGCGGCTGGGGGCTCACGGCCGTCGCCGCCCACCCCGGCGTCACGTCCACGAACCTCGCGAAGAACGGACCCGGATCCGGGCCCCAGGGGGTCATGAGCGACCTGGCCGCCAGGTTCGGGCCAGCCGCGCTGGGCCAGGACGTGCGCGTGGGCGCCCTCCCCCAGATCCAGGCAGCCACGGGCCTCGGCGTCCACCCCGGCGACTACTACGGCCCCGCGGGCGCAGGCGGCATGAGCGGCATGCCGCACCTGGCCGCGTCGAGCCCGTGGTCGAAGGACCCCGAGCTCGCCCGCCGCCTGTGGGACGCGTCGGAGCAGCTGACGGGCGTCGTCTACCCCGCGTAG
- a CDS encoding M20/M25/M40 family metallo-hydrolase: MTGPDSGVAAIVDPVDLAAELIRIDSTNPDLVPGAAGETAIAAHVEAWLRARGFDVRVLEGTPGRPTVLATARGTGGGRTILLDGHLDTVPPGDPERGGLLPRIDGGRLLGRGAFDMKAGLAAMMVAADRARWIGTRGDVVLALVADEEFASVGTEEALRALAAEGTRIDGAVISEPSQSEAIVAHRGFGWYEIRLRGRAAHGSMPEQGVDAIAHAGLVLRELDALAERLAAGPRHPLLGTGAVRVSRIHGGSDAATVADSCVLTIERRFLPGQSTADVEAELRAALDAVAARTPGMDVELEVLVARAAFEADVDGPLARAVLDSGARITGSPVPHRGEPFWTDAGLVHEAGIPCILLGVTGGGAHADEEWAEVDSIRRLADVLEGAILDFCGSGSGSGSAGA, from the coding sequence GTGACGGGACCCGACAGCGGCGTCGCGGCGATCGTGGATCCCGTCGACCTCGCCGCCGAGCTGATCCGCATCGACTCGACCAACCCCGACCTCGTGCCGGGCGCAGCGGGCGAGACCGCCATCGCCGCGCACGTCGAGGCGTGGCTCCGCGCCCGCGGGTTCGACGTCCGCGTCCTCGAGGGGACGCCCGGTCGTCCGACCGTCCTCGCGACCGCGCGCGGCACGGGCGGCGGGCGCACGATCCTCCTCGACGGGCACCTCGACACCGTGCCGCCCGGCGATCCCGAGCGCGGCGGCCTGCTCCCGCGGATCGATGGCGGACGCCTCCTCGGTCGCGGGGCCTTCGACATGAAGGCGGGCCTCGCCGCGATGATGGTCGCCGCGGACCGCGCCCGGTGGATCGGCACGCGCGGGGACGTCGTGCTCGCGCTCGTCGCCGACGAGGAGTTCGCGAGCGTGGGGACCGAGGAGGCGCTCCGTGCTCTCGCCGCCGAGGGCACGCGCATCGACGGGGCCGTGATCTCCGAGCCCAGCCAGTCGGAGGCGATCGTCGCCCACCGCGGCTTCGGCTGGTACGAGATCCGCCTCCGCGGGCGCGCGGCGCACGGGTCCATGCCGGAGCAGGGCGTCGACGCGATCGCGCACGCGGGGCTGGTGCTCCGCGAGCTCGACGCGCTGGCCGAGCGCCTCGCCGCGGGGCCCCGCCACCCGCTCCTCGGGACGGGCGCGGTGCGCGTCTCCCGGATCCACGGCGGTTCGGACGCGGCCACGGTCGCCGACTCCTGCGTCCTCACGATCGAGCGCCGCTTCCTCCCCGGCCAGTCGACGGCCGACGTCGAGGCCGAGCTGCGCGCGGCGCTCGACGCGGTCGCCGCCCGCACACCCGGGATGGACGTCGAGCTCGAGGTGCTCGTCGCCCGCGCGGCGTTCGAGGCCGACGTCGACGGGCCGCTCGCACGCGCCGTGCTCGACAGCGGGGCGCGCATCACCGGATCGCCCGTCCCGCACCGCGGAGAGCCGTTCTGGACCGACGCCGGCCTCGTGCACGAGGCGGGGATCCCGTGCATCCTCCTGGGCGTCACGGGCGGCGGCGCGCACGCCGACGAGGAGTGGGCCGAGGTCGACTCGATCCGCCGGCTCGCCGACGTGCTCGAGGGCGCGATCCTCGACTTCTGCGGGAGCGGGAGCGGGAGCGGGAGCGCGGGCGCCTGA
- a CDS encoding metallophosphoesterase family protein, translating into MTASLVILSDTHLPKRAKDLPRALWRAVDSADVVIHAGDWVDEPALDALEARAARLLACWGNNDPAGLRARLPETARAVIEGIRFAVTHETGASAGRERRMDAAFPDTDVLVFGHSHIPWDTVTPSGLRLLNPGSPTDRRRQPDFTWMTATADAGRLDVQLHRSATRD; encoded by the coding sequence GTGACCGCATCGCTCGTGATCCTCAGCGACACCCACCTCCCGAAGCGCGCGAAGGACCTGCCGCGGGCGCTCTGGCGGGCGGTCGACTCCGCCGACGTCGTGATCCACGCGGGCGACTGGGTCGACGAGCCCGCCCTCGACGCGCTCGAGGCCCGCGCCGCTCGGCTCCTCGCGTGCTGGGGCAACAACGACCCTGCGGGGCTGCGGGCACGGCTGCCGGAGACGGCGCGCGCGGTGATCGAGGGGATCCGCTTCGCCGTCACGCACGAGACGGGCGCATCCGCGGGCCGCGAGCGGCGGATGGACGCGGCCTTCCCGGACACCGACGTGCTCGTCTTCGGCCACAGCCACATCCCGTGGGACACCGTGACGCCCTCAGGGCTCCGGCTCCTCAATCCCGGCTCCCCCACCGACCGGCGCCGCCAGCCGGACTTCACGTGGATGACCGCGACGGCCGACGCGGGACGGCTCGACGTGCAGCTGCACCGGTCGGCGACGCGCGACTAG
- a CDS encoding sulfite oxidase-like oxidoreductase — translation MTGITRGFVGRPRKGPADRLPPGQYDTQGGWPVLTAEAVPNLPESRWSIAVDGLVERPTTWDWDEAHALPRSEYAGDIHCVTTWTRLDTRFAGVSVDSLLDAAGPLPEARFVLATSHSGYTTNLPLADLRGGRAWIAWEADGRPLTADHGGPARLLVPHLYFWKSAKWIARLTLLDRDQQGFWERNGYHDRGDPWREQRYQGDR, via the coding sequence ATGACCGGCATCACCCGCGGCTTCGTCGGCCGCCCGCGGAAGGGCCCGGCCGACCGCCTCCCGCCCGGCCAGTACGACACCCAGGGCGGCTGGCCGGTCCTCACCGCCGAGGCCGTCCCGAACCTGCCGGAGTCACGCTGGTCGATCGCCGTCGACGGCCTCGTCGAGCGCCCCACCACCTGGGACTGGGACGAGGCGCACGCACTGCCCCGCTCCGAGTACGCGGGCGACATCCACTGCGTCACCACGTGGACCCGGCTCGACACGCGATTCGCGGGCGTCAGCGTCGACAGCCTGCTCGACGCTGCGGGTCCGCTCCCGGAGGCGCGCTTCGTGCTCGCGACCTCGCACTCCGGCTACACGACCAACCTCCCCCTCGCGGACCTCCGCGGCGGCCGGGCGTGGATCGCGTGGGAGGCCGACGGCCGCCCGCTCACGGCCGACCACGGGGGCCCCGCGCGGCTGCTCGTGCCGCACCTCTACTTCTGGAAGAGCGCCAAGTGGATCGCCCGCCTCACGCTCCTCGACCGCGACCAGCAGGGCTTCTGGGAGCGCAACGGGTACCACGACCGCGGCGACCCGTGGCGCGAGCAGCGCTACCAGGGAGACCGCTGA
- a CDS encoding FAD-binding oxidoreductase, which translates to MPAVPASVGGEWRTATITALEHPTPTTVLLRFDVPDRIPHLPGQHCVVRLRAADGYTAQRSYSILSAPHEEGVELLMERYEDGEVSGFFADVARVGDEIEMRLPIGGFFVWDGATPAVALGGGTGAVPLVAMVRHARHLGVPHLVRVAVSARTAADVPCRAELEDAGALVATTRERHGARGFGRLRAEEVQGLAAGAGVALVCGSTAFAGGATLLLLDAGVGRDAIRIEQFGPSGE; encoded by the coding sequence GTGCCCGCCGTCCCGGCCTCGGTCGGCGGCGAGTGGCGGACGGCGACCATCACCGCGCTCGAGCACCCGACGCCCACGACCGTCCTGCTGCGGTTCGACGTGCCCGACCGGATCCCGCACCTGCCCGGCCAGCACTGCGTCGTGCGGCTGCGCGCGGCGGACGGCTACACCGCGCAGCGCTCGTACTCGATCCTGTCCGCTCCGCACGAGGAGGGCGTCGAGCTGCTGATGGAGCGCTACGAGGACGGCGAGGTGAGCGGCTTCTTCGCCGACGTCGCCCGGGTCGGCGACGAGATCGAGATGCGCCTGCCCATCGGCGGCTTCTTCGTCTGGGACGGCGCGACCCCGGCCGTCGCGCTCGGCGGCGGCACCGGCGCGGTCCCGCTCGTGGCGATGGTCCGCCACGCACGGCACCTCGGCGTGCCGCACCTCGTCCGCGTGGCCGTCTCGGCGCGCACGGCGGCCGACGTCCCGTGCCGCGCGGAGCTCGAGGACGCGGGCGCCCTCGTCGCGACCACGCGGGAGCGGCACGGCGCGCGCGGATTCGGCCGCCTCCGGGCCGAGGAGGTCCAGGGGCTCGCCGCGGGCGCCGGGGTCGCGCTCGTCTGCGGATCCACCGCCTTCGCGGGCGGGGCGACGCTCCTGCTGCTCGACGCCGGGGTCGGCCGCGATGCGATCCGCATCGAGCAGTTCGGCCCCTCGGGGGAGTGA
- a CDS encoding DUF1697 domain-containing protein, producing the protein MERSVVLLRGINVGRAKQVPMAQLTAALEGLGYLRVRIHLRSGNAVVDHERPVGRGAAVAIEDAVRLATGVTADVHLVPADDFRRIAAGVPFGAVADDPSRLIVSFLDRPQDPLPAPPPAADIAPDLVEVGHDAVYSWHPDGVSASRVPPAFWRGLGASVTARNARTVAALVALLDS; encoded by the coding sequence ATGGAGCGATCGGTCGTGCTGCTGCGCGGGATCAACGTCGGGCGGGCGAAGCAGGTGCCCATGGCGCAGCTGACCGCGGCGCTCGAGGGGCTCGGCTACCTGCGCGTCCGCATCCATCTGCGGAGCGGGAACGCCGTCGTCGACCACGAGCGGCCGGTAGGCCGGGGCGCCGCGGTGGCCATCGAGGACGCGGTGCGGCTCGCCACGGGCGTGACCGCGGACGTCCACCTCGTGCCCGCCGACGACTTCCGGCGCATCGCGGCCGGCGTCCCGTTCGGCGCGGTCGCCGACGACCCGTCCCGCCTCATCGTCTCGTTCCTCGACCGGCCGCAGGATCCGCTGCCCGCGCCGCCGCCCGCCGCCGACATCGCGCCCGACCTCGTCGAGGTCGGCCACGATGCCGTGTACTCCTGGCACCCCGACGGCGTCTCGGCTTCGCGCGTGCCGCCGGCGTTCTGGCGCGGGCTCGGGGCGTCCGTCACCGCGAGGAACGCGCGCACGGTCGCCGCGCTCGTGGCGCTCCTCGACTCCTGA
- a CDS encoding oxygenase MpaB family protein: MSRFAERWKSHILETFSADSEGRPQWIQDLEDGEDAGWFGPGSAVWAVHGGMPTLVAGIRALLMQTLHPGAMAGVHDWSRYREDPLGRLAGTVRWVITTSFGDRDTAVDVSRRVRGYHRKVQGTYVDGHGVERPYSANDPDLLAWVHMVFTDAFLSTHMQWGPPIPGGPDRYVAEWAKAGELMGVETPPRSHAELHAQIDAFHDQGLLRADERTRETISFLREPPLRASMLPAYRVLFAGAVASLEPRYRELLGLDKASFGPFPLPALASTRVMLGVAGRVMGEQSTSHEAALKRIARLEGRPASSADPHHGRGDDAGHRAQPAA, from the coding sequence GTGAGCAGATTCGCGGAGCGCTGGAAGTCCCACATCCTGGAGACGTTCTCCGCGGACTCCGAGGGGCGACCCCAGTGGATCCAGGACCTGGAGGACGGCGAGGACGCCGGCTGGTTCGGGCCCGGCTCCGCGGTCTGGGCCGTGCACGGCGGGATGCCGACGCTCGTCGCGGGGATCCGCGCCCTCCTCATGCAGACGCTGCACCCGGGCGCCATGGCCGGGGTCCACGACTGGTCGCGCTACCGCGAGGATCCGCTCGGCCGGCTGGCCGGCACGGTGCGCTGGGTCATCACCACCTCGTTCGGCGACCGCGACACCGCCGTCGACGTCAGCCGGCGCGTCCGCGGCTACCACCGCAAGGTGCAGGGCACCTACGTCGACGGCCACGGCGTCGAGCGCCCCTACAGCGCGAACGACCCCGACCTGCTCGCCTGGGTGCACATGGTCTTCACCGACGCGTTCCTCAGCACGCACATGCAGTGGGGGCCGCCGATCCCGGGCGGGCCCGACCGGTACGTGGCCGAGTGGGCCAAGGCGGGCGAGCTCATGGGCGTCGAGACGCCGCCGCGATCGCACGCCGAGCTGCACGCGCAGATCGACGCGTTCCACGACCAGGGCCTCCTCCGCGCCGACGAGCGTACCCGCGAGACGATCTCCTTCCTCCGCGAGCCGCCGCTCCGCGCCTCGATGCTGCCGGCCTACCGCGTGCTGTTCGCGGGCGCCGTCGCGTCCCTCGAGCCGCGGTACCGCGAGCTCCTCGGGCTCGACAAGGCCTCGTTCGGCCCCTTCCCGCTCCCGGCGCTCGCGTCGACCCGGGTGATGCTCGGCGTCGCCGGGCGCGTGATGGGCGAGCAGTCCACGAGCCACGAGGCGGCGCTCAAGCGCATCGCGCGGCTGGAGGGGAGGCCGGCGTCGTCCGCGGATCCCCATCACGGTCGCGGCGACGACGCCGGGCACCGCGCGCAGCCCGCGGCCTGA
- a CDS encoding DNA polymerase IV: protein MSRQDGSTRRTSDASADDSEATILHIDMDAFFAAVELLERPELRGTPVIVGGSSGRGVVTSATYEARRFGVRSAMPMAQALRLCPQATVIGGHMEKYAHWSRVVMGIFRDVTPLVEPLSIDEAFLDVAGARGLFGPPAEIGAMIRRRVHAETGLTCSVGAASTKFVAKLASTRCKPDGLLVIPAAETLPFLHALPVGALWGVGRTTEEALLRRGLRTVADIADTPLPALQSMLGESAGARLHDLSWGRDPRRVSTHREEKSMGHENTFHDDVTDPEIVRRELLGQATRVAERLRRAGLTARTVSLKLRYSDFRTITRSRTLSEPTDVARRIYDEIRDVYEQVARPGDRIRLVGVRAEQLDDADNRAVALWDADEGWREAERTVDQAAARFGRGAIGPASLLRKPGVKRATVSDPRMEAAARGTLPGHPPD from the coding sequence ATGAGCAGGCAGGACGGATCGACGAGGCGCACATCCGACGCGAGCGCGGACGACTCCGAGGCGACCATCCTGCACATCGACATGGACGCGTTCTTCGCCGCGGTCGAGCTCCTCGAGCGGCCGGAGCTCCGCGGAACCCCGGTCATCGTGGGCGGGTCGTCGGGTCGCGGAGTGGTCACGAGCGCCACCTACGAGGCGCGCCGCTTCGGCGTCCGCTCTGCCATGCCCATGGCGCAGGCGCTCCGCCTCTGCCCGCAGGCCACCGTCATCGGCGGCCACATGGAGAAGTACGCGCACTGGTCGCGCGTCGTGATGGGCATCTTCCGCGACGTCACTCCGCTCGTCGAGCCTCTCAGCATCGACGAGGCGTTCCTCGACGTCGCCGGCGCCCGCGGCCTGTTCGGCCCGCCGGCCGAGATCGGCGCGATGATCCGGCGCCGCGTGCACGCCGAGACCGGCCTCACCTGCTCGGTGGGGGCGGCCTCCACCAAGTTCGTCGCCAAGCTCGCGAGCACGCGCTGCAAGCCCGACGGCCTGCTCGTCATCCCCGCAGCCGAGACCCTGCCGTTCCTGCACGCCCTGCCGGTCGGCGCGCTCTGGGGCGTGGGGAGGACGACCGAGGAGGCGCTGCTCCGGCGCGGGCTCCGCACGGTGGCCGACATCGCGGACACCCCGCTTCCCGCCCTCCAGTCGATGCTCGGCGAGTCGGCGGGCGCCCGGCTGCACGACCTCTCCTGGGGGCGGGATCCGCGGCGCGTCAGCACGCACCGCGAGGAGAAGAGCATGGGGCACGAGAACACGTTCCACGACGACGTGACGGATCCCGAGATCGTCCGCCGGGAGCTCCTCGGCCAGGCCACGCGCGTCGCCGAGCGGCTGCGACGCGCGGGACTCACGGCACGGACCGTGTCGCTCAAGCTGCGCTACTCCGACTTCCGCACCATCACGCGCTCCCGCACGCTGTCGGAGCCCACAGATGTCGCGCGGCGCATCTACGACGAGATCCGCGACGTGTACGAGCAGGTCGCGCGACCCGGCGACCGGATCCGGCTGGTGGGCGTGCGCGCCGAGCAGCTCGACGACGCCGACAACCGCGCCGTCGCCCTGTGGGACGCGGACGAGGGCTGGCGCGAGGCCGAGCGCACGGTCGACCAGGCGGCCGCGCGGTTCGGACGCGGTGCCATCGGCCCGGCCTCGCTCCTGCGGAAGCCCGGGGTGAAGCGGGCTACCGTGTCGGATCCGCGCATGGAGGCGGCCGCGCGCGGTACCCTCCCCGGACACCCGCCTGACTGA
- a CDS encoding DUF4190 domain-containing protein, with protein MTDPAAPASDDHSPAAEGAAPTPPAAMPLAPPAAHPAAAPYGLAPAPVPPSPAAVAWGQPVYAAAPPKGLSLTSMILGLVSVFFFWTFLCPLIGLVFGIIGIRKEPAGRGFAITGLILNGLLLLIPVAFVLSIVVAGGTLFGIAATTPR; from the coding sequence ATGACCGATCCCGCCGCGCCCGCATCCGACGACCACAGCCCCGCGGCGGAAGGAGCGGCTCCGACGCCGCCGGCCGCCATGCCGCTGGCGCCGCCCGCCGCCCATCCGGCGGCCGCCCCCTACGGCCTGGCACCCGCGCCGGTCCCGCCCTCCCCGGCGGCGGTCGCCTGGGGCCAGCCGGTCTACGCGGCCGCGCCGCCCAAGGGCCTCAGCCTCACCTCGATGATCCTCGGCCTGGTCTCGGTGTTCTTCTTCTGGACGTTCCTCTGCCCGCTCATCGGGCTCGTGTTCGGCATCATCGGCATCAGGAAGGAGCCGGCCGGCCGCGGCTTCGCCATCACCGGCCTCATCCTCAACGGACTGCTGCTGCTCATCCCCGTCGCGTTCGTGCTCTCGATCGTCGTCGCGGGCGGCACCCTCTTCGGCATCGCGGCCACCACCCCGCGCTGA